One genomic region from Papaver somniferum cultivar HN1 unplaced genomic scaffold, ASM357369v1 unplaced-scaffold_24, whole genome shotgun sequence encodes:
- the LOC113340860 gene encoding ran-binding protein 1 homolog c-like, with translation MSSKIFNYPEITELAEGFKHIEPKLEEEDEDALLRLKAKLYRFDKDGNQWKVRGDGVLKLLKHKQTKKVRLVMRQSKTLKVIVNHLVLPTILIQEHIRSQKSWFWHANDFSGGELKEEVFSARFESIENARLFKEMVLEAAESQVQKSKESKVEGATSLADDIAENLYTGEKKDVSDKFQFSTAKSQVEQKYEESKEGDTSLAPDLTEILYVGEKKDVNSTAECQVQKSEARKEGATSLAAYLTEKYIGEKKDIYNIFEFSTAASPSPAEI, from the exons ATGTCAAGCAAGATTTTTAATTACCCGGAAATAACAGAATTGGCTGAGGGTTTTAAACACATCGAACCTaaacttgaagaagaagatgaagatgctcTTCTCCGTCT AAAAGCGAAACTGTACCGATTTGATAAAGATGGAAATCAGTGGAAAGTAAGAGGAGATGGTGTTCTTAAGCTTCTTAAACATAAACAAACTAAGAAAGTTCGTTTGGTTATGAGACAATCTAAGACACTGAAGGTTATTGTTAATCATCTAg TTCTTCCAACGATATTGATTCAAgaacatattcggagtcagaaATCATGGTTCTGGCATGCTAATGATTTTTCTGGTGGTGAATTGAAAGAAGAAGTGTTCTCTGCTCGGTTTGAATCCATTGAGA ATGCTAGATTATTCAAGGAAATGGTCCTAGAGGCTGCTGAGTCTCAAGTGCAGAAATCTAAAGAGAGCAAGGTAGAAGGTGCTACATCACTAGCAGACGACATTGCTGAGAATCTGTATACTGGTGAAAAGAAAGATGTATCTGACAAATTTCAGTTTTCAACTGCTAAGTCTCAAGTCGAGCAGAAATATGAAGAGAGCAAGGAAGGTGATACATCATTAGCACCTGATCTTACTGAGATTTTGTATGTTGGTGAAAAGAAAGATGTTAATTCAACTGCTGAGTGTCAGGTGCAGAAATCTGAAGCGCGCAAGGAGGGTGCTACATCATTAGCAGCTTATCTTACTGAGAAGTATATTGGTGAAAAGAAAGAtatatataatatctttgagtttTCAACTGCTGCATCTCCAAGTCCGGCAGAAATCTGA
- the LOC113340861 gene encoding probable E3 ubiquitin-protein ligase rbrA produces the protein MRYLVNQQNIATVVDQVSLLQRNFISCRPFLVARKDVKFAFKLARNAVDSQIAKFGECSNARNKKETCDICLEDISVRQMFSVNNYSHRYCCSCMRQHVEFKLLDGVMPRCPHDGCRTMLNQDNCAQFMTPKLNDMMSKRIKEDSVPVTEKVCCPNPKCSNLMSKNDIPKYVYKESTKEHLCGKCLKCNEHFCFKCKVPWHNGMTCEAYQAQIVSEDDARLKKLADTKLWRQCKKCNHMIELIWGCYHITCRGSYNAYAYV, from the exons ATGAGATATCTAGTGAACCAGCAAAACATTGCAACAGTTGTTGATCAGGTATCGCTGCTTCAAAGAAACTTCATCAGTTGTCGCCCGTTCCTTGTGGCTCGTAAGGATGTTAAGTTTGCATTTAAGCTGGCAAGGAATGCGGTAGATTCACAGATTGCCAAGTTTGGTGAATGTAGCAATGCTAGGAATAAGAAGGAGACGTGTGACATCTGCTTGGAAGATATTTCTGTGAGACAAATGTTTTCCGTCAATAATTACTCACATCGCTATTGTTGTTCTTGTATGAGGCAGCATGTGGAATTCAAGTTACTTGACGGGGTGATGCCTCGATGTCCTCACGATGGCTGTAGAACCATGCTGAATCAAGATAACTGTGCACAATTTATGACCCCAAAGTTGAATGATATGATGAGCAAGCGGATTAAGGAGGATTCTGTACCTGTAACGGAGAAAGTCTGTTGCCCAAACCCAAAGTGCTCCAACCTGATGTCAAAGAACGACATCCCAAAATATGTTTACAAAGAGTCCACTAAGGAACATCTCTGTGGAAAATGTTTGAAATGCAATGAACATTTCTGTTTTAAGTGCAAGGTCCCATGGCATAATGGCATGACCTGTGAAGCTTACCAGGCACAGATAGTCTCCGAGGATGATGCGAGGCTGAAGAAACTTGCTGATACAAAGCTCTGGCGGCAATGCAAGAAGTGCAACCATATGATTGAACTGATTTGGGGTTGCTACCACATCACTTGCAG AGGTTCCTACAATGCTTATGCTTATGTTTAA